In the Flavisolibacter tropicus genome, one interval contains:
- a CDS encoding PorP/SprF family type IX secretion system membrane protein, whose amino-acid sequence MAVLFFTTLIVQSSYAQDLHFSQFFEAPLLRNPSLAGIFTGDIRVQAVYRDQWNSVTQAYKTGSLNAEYKMPIGKGDDFLTAGLQLLYDNAGSVFWVSSHVLPAINYHKSLSSEVNRYLSLGVMGGIVQRRLDRSKMTTNSTYDGVGDGETFTKNQYLYADGAVGLTYNSQLNADPANNFFVGVAYHHFNKPKNSFYADQNTELEPKIVGSAGVRFSVTPASYITLQGDISTQGKYQEIIAGALYGMKLGEDWENAKYTIHGGAFLRWNDALIPALKLDYNKYSFSFSYDVNISKLRTSSYGRGGFELGVSYIGFSNRDNSTLNAVLCPKF is encoded by the coding sequence TTGGCAGTACTGTTTTTCACAACATTGATTGTGCAAAGCTCCTATGCCCAGGACCTGCATTTCTCACAGTTTTTTGAAGCCCCCCTGCTGCGTAATCCATCTTTGGCTGGCATATTTACCGGAGATATACGTGTACAAGCTGTCTATCGCGATCAGTGGAACAGCGTAACACAAGCATACAAAACCGGTTCGCTTAATGCTGAATATAAAATGCCCATTGGCAAAGGAGATGATTTTTTAACAGCAGGACTCCAGTTGTTATACGATAATGCGGGAAGCGTGTTTTGGGTATCCAGTCATGTGCTACCTGCTATTAATTACCATAAGTCTTTAAGCTCGGAAGTAAATCGCTACCTATCGTTGGGTGTAATGGGCGGCATTGTGCAACGGCGTTTAGACCGCTCCAAAATGACCACCAATAGTACTTATGATGGTGTTGGTGATGGGGAAACGTTTACAAAAAATCAATATCTCTATGCAGACGGAGCTGTTGGCTTAACCTATAACTCGCAACTAAATGCCGATCCTGCAAACAATTTCTTTGTAGGTGTCGCCTACCATCACTTTAATAAGCCTAAGAACTCGTTCTATGCCGATCAGAATACAGAGTTAGAACCTAAAATAGTAGGATCTGCTGGTGTGCGCTTTTCGGTTACACCAGCAAGTTACATAACACTACAAGGAGATATTTCTACACAAGGAAAATATCAAGAGATCATTGCTGGCGCCTTGTATGGTATGAAACTCGGTGAAGACTGGGAAAATGCAAAGTACACTATACATGGTGGTGCTTTCCTGCGTTGGAACGATGCGCTTATTCCTGCATTAAAGTTGGATTACAATAAATACTCTTTCTCCTTCAGTTATGATGTTAATATCTCTAAGCTAAGAACATCTAGCTATGGAAGAGGAGGGTTTGAGTTAGGAGTATCTTATATTGGCTTTTCTAATAGGGATAATTCTACGCTCAATGCGGTTCT